One stretch of Paracoccus liaowanqingii DNA includes these proteins:
- a CDS encoding fumarylacetoacetate hydrolase family protein — protein MTPTFDPKAAARVLLDVRAGAPRPAGLSVTPPDTTAAYAVQSEVTRQLGGRASWKMALLGGRDRHTAAMPGSEVVASGCTLPVLPPDAAIEVETAFILGADLPAGSTPDAALEAVAEVRLAFEIVSSRYHDRTSVPPLEAMADCFSSAGIVLGDPIPDWRTDLDQPLGLTLALDGQPVATTEQTPTLTGTADFLAWLATHAAGQNMQLSAGTVIITGARIGPIPLRGAREALACFGPIQVRAVLSGEA, from the coding sequence ATGACCCCGACCTTTGATCCGAAGGCCGCCGCGCGCGTGCTGCTGGACGTTCGTGCCGGAGCCCCACGCCCCGCGGGCCTTTCCGTGACGCCTCCCGATACGACCGCTGCCTATGCCGTGCAGTCCGAGGTCACGCGCCAGTTGGGAGGGCGTGCCAGCTGGAAGATGGCCCTCCTGGGCGGCCGCGACCGTCACACGGCCGCGATGCCCGGCAGCGAAGTCGTGGCCAGCGGCTGCACCCTCCCGGTGCTCCCCCCAGATGCAGCGATCGAGGTCGAGACCGCCTTCATCCTCGGCGCCGACCTGCCGGCTGGAAGCACGCCTGATGCAGCGCTCGAGGCGGTTGCCGAGGTCCGGCTGGCATTCGAGATTGTCTCATCCCGCTACCATGATCGGACATCCGTGCCACCACTGGAGGCCATGGCTGACTGCTTCAGTTCGGCGGGCATCGTGCTGGGCGACCCTATTCCCGATTGGCGAACCGATCTGGACCAGCCCCTCGGCCTGACACTGGCTCTGGACGGGCAGCCGGTCGCCACGACCGAACAGACCCCAACCCTGACCGGAACTGCAGATTTCCTTGCCTGGCTCGCGACTCATGCCGCAGGGCAGAACATGCAGCTCTCCGCGGGAACGGTCATTATTACAGGCGCGCGCATCGGACCGATCCCACTTCGCGGCGCGCGAGAGGCCCTTGCCTGTTTCGGGCCAATTCAAGTGAGGGCTGTTTTGTCTGGAGAAGCCTAG
- a CDS encoding PfkB family carbohydrate kinase, translating to MEFLCTGEPLIEVTSSPETPGCFDRRAGGDMLNTAIHLARLTASGSVGDLSRLGDDAMSGFLRDILAEEGITDLCTTQPGGRPGRVGRAGPGRYAGALGRDLGNAAARWARQSSACVGTAAVDTTGAGDSFNAGWLAARQAGLAPADTIARAARLAAEVVQHPGAILPRQTMPAIEEMSE from the coding sequence ATGGAGTTCCTCTGCACAGGTGAACCCCTGATCGAGGTCACCAGCAGTCCCGAAACACCGGGATGTTTCGACCGCCGTGCGGGCGGCGACATGCTGAACACCGCGATCCACCTGGCCCGGCTGACTGCTTCCGGCAGCGTCGGCGATCTCTCCCGTTTGGGCGATGACGCGATGAGCGGTTTTCTGAGGGACATATTGGCCGAGGAGGGCATCACCGATCTTTGCACCACACAGCCTGGCGGCCGTCCCGGACGAGTTGGCCGTGCTGGACCAGGCAGATACGCTGGTGCTCTCGGGCGTGACCTTGGCAATGCTGCTGCCAGATGGGCGCGACAGTCTTCTGCATGCGTTGGAACGGCGGCAGTCGATACCACCGGCGCCGGCGACAGCTTCAACGCCGGCTGGCTGGCGGCCCGTCAGGCCGGCCTTGCGCCCGCCGATACCATTGCACGCGCCGCCCGCCTTGCGGCTGAAGTCGTCCAGCATCCCGGCGCGATCCTGCCGCGCCAAACCATGCCCGCAATCGAGGAGATGTCCGAATGA
- a CDS encoding NAD(P)-dependent oxidoreductase → MNRPKVLALASLKPDETQDRLLADYDVLYDIDAATDVRIALTSGAAGLSCAQMDRLPALELIAVNGVGVDAVDLAQARRRGIRVTTTPDVLSAAVAEMALGLALAVGRRIAEGDRFVRAGSWAAGEKPALGRPVIQGRAGILGYGRIGHRLADLLRGLGMDVLYAARSEKPNSPDGFRADAEALARDCNLLFVTTAGGSDTRGLVDKAVLKALGSDGILVNVARGPVVDAGALARALQAGTSDGAGLDVFDDEPNVPQSLIDAPNCVLTPHLGSATDAARAAMAALVLDNITAHVAGRPLPTPYED, encoded by the coding sequence GTGAACCGTCCCAAGGTTCTGGCACTTGCCTCCTTGAAGCCAGACGAGACGCAAGACCGGCTGCTGGCCGACTATGACGTTCTTTACGATATTGACGCTGCAACGGATGTGCGGATCGCTCTCACTTCGGGCGCTGCGGGCCTCTCGTGCGCGCAGATGGACCGGCTGCCGGCGCTGGAGCTGATCGCCGTGAATGGCGTCGGCGTGGACGCGGTCGACCTGGCCCAAGCCCGCCGTCGCGGCATCCGCGTGACCACCACACCCGATGTTCTGTCCGCCGCCGTGGCCGAGATGGCGCTTGGTCTTGCACTGGCCGTGGGACGCCGCATCGCCGAGGGCGACCGCTTTGTCCGGGCGGGGTCATGGGCCGCGGGCGAAAAACCCGCGCTTGGCAGGCCCGTGATCCAGGGGCGCGCCGGCATTCTGGGCTATGGCCGCATCGGGCACAGGCTTGCTGATCTACTGCGAGGTCTGGGGATGGATGTTCTTTACGCCGCGCGTTCCGAAAAGCCGAACAGCCCCGACGGCTTTCGTGCCGATGCGGAGGCATTGGCGCGCGACTGCAACCTGCTGTTCGTGACCACCGCAGGTGGTTCTGACACCCGCGGGTTGGTCGACAAGGCCGTGCTGAAGGCTCTCGGGTCCGACGGCATCCTGGTGAACGTCGCCCGCGGGCCGGTCGTCGATGCCGGGGCACTTGCCCGCGCCTTGCAAGCAGGCACCAGCGATGGTGCCGGGCTGGATGTCTTCGACGACGAGCCGAACGTGCCGCAAAGCCTGATTGATGCGCCGAACTGCGTGCTGACGCCGCATCTGGGTTCGGCAACGGATGCGGCCCGCGCCGCGATGGCCGCTCTGGTTCTGGACAATATCACGGCGCATGTCGCCGGACGCCCCCTTCCAACACCGTATGAGGACTGA
- a CDS encoding amino acid ABC transporter ATP-binding protein produces MTEHAITMRAVNKYYGAFHALVDIDLTVERGERIVICGPSGSGKSTLIRTINQLEAIQSGQIVVDGIALTGSDNVAKVRKDVGMVFQSFNLFPHMTVLENCMLAPMKTRKIPRAEAEATARQYLERVKIPEQAEKYPAQLSGGQQQRVAIARALCMKPRIMLFDEPTSALDPEMVKEVLDTMIDLAREGMTMLCVTHEMEFARAVADRVIFMDKGVIVEENAPEAFFGNPQNERLQNFLGQIA; encoded by the coding sequence ATGACCGAACACGCCATCACCATGCGCGCCGTCAACAAGTATTACGGCGCCTTCCATGCGCTCGTCGACATCGACCTGACCGTCGAGCGCGGAGAGCGGATCGTGATCTGCGGTCCCTCGGGGTCGGGCAAGTCAACCCTGATCCGCACCATCAACCAGCTGGAGGCGATCCAATCCGGCCAGATCGTCGTGGACGGGATCGCGCTGACGGGCAGCGACAACGTGGCCAAGGTTCGCAAGGATGTCGGCATGGTCTTCCAGTCCTTCAACCTGTTTCCGCACATGACGGTGCTGGAAAACTGCATGCTGGCACCGATGAAGACCCGGAAGATCCCCCGCGCCGAGGCCGAGGCGACGGCCCGCCAATATCTGGAGCGCGTGAAGATCCCCGAGCAGGCCGAGAAGTATCCCGCCCAGCTGTCGGGTGGCCAGCAACAGCGCGTCGCCATCGCCCGGGCGCTGTGCATGAAACCCCGCATTATGCTGTTCGACGAACCCACCAGCGCGCTGGACCCCGAGATGGTCAAGGAGGTGCTGGACACGATGATCGATCTGGCCCGTGAGGGGATGACCATGCTCTGCGTCACCCACGAGATGGAGTTCGCCCGCGCTGTCGCCGACCGGGTGATCTTCATGGACAAGGGCGTCATCGTCGAGGAAAATGCCCCCGAGGCGTTCTTCGGCAACCCCCAGAACGAGCGTCTGCAGAATTTCCTGGGACAGATCGCGTGA
- a CDS encoding transporter substrate-binding domain-containing protein, which produces MRLTRRLFAALAATTLITAPALAADLQAVRDAGTIRIGMLVDFPPFGIQDASGTPDGYDADVAMALAEHLGVEAQIVPVTGPNRIPYLLSGQVDVLVASLGITAERAERVDFSTPYAGIAIGVYGGADVTVAGPEDLADKSIAVARASTQDTGVTDVAPEGTEIRRFDDDASAVQALMSGQVQTIGLSNVVFSQIAGVAGDRFDKKFDLSSQVQGIAVAPDSDALLEEINAFVTAARTDGTLDAIHQEWLGEPLPDFVATAE; this is translated from the coding sequence ATGAGACTGACCCGTCGCCTGTTCGCGGCCCTTGCGGCCACCACCCTGATCACCGCCCCGGCGCTGGCTGCCGATCTTCAGGCTGTTCGCGATGCGGGAACCATCCGCATCGGCATGCTGGTCGATTTCCCGCCCTTCGGCATTCAGGATGCCTCGGGCACTCCCGATGGCTATGATGCCGACGTCGCCATGGCGCTGGCCGAACATCTTGGGGTCGAGGCGCAGATCGTGCCAGTCACTGGCCCCAACCGCATCCCCTATCTGCTGTCGGGGCAGGTGGACGTTCTGGTCGCGTCGCTTGGCATCACCGCCGAACGGGCCGAGCGCGTGGATTTCTCGACCCCCTATGCGGGCATTGCCATCGGCGTTTATGGTGGCGCCGATGTGACGGTGGCGGGCCCCGAGGATCTGGCCGACAAGTCCATCGCGGTCGCCCGGGCCTCCACTCAGGACACAGGCGTGACCGACGTGGCGCCCGAAGGGACCGAGATCCGCCGCTTTGACGACGATGCAAGCGCGGTGCAGGCACTGATGTCGGGGCAGGTGCAGACAATCGGGCTCTCGAACGTGGTCTTTTCCCAGATCGCGGGCGTGGCAGGTGACCGCTTCGACAAGAAGTTCGACCTGTCCAGTCAGGTGCAGGGCATTGCCGTCGCCCCGGACTCGGACGCGCTTCTGGAGGAAATCAACGCCTTCGTGACCGCGGCGCGCACCGACGGCACGCTGGACGCCATCCATCAGGAATGGTTGGGCGAGCCGCTGCCCGACTTCGTCGCAACTGCGGAGTGA